A part of Miscanthus floridulus cultivar M001 chromosome 6, ASM1932011v1, whole genome shotgun sequence genomic DNA contains:
- the LOC136460608 gene encoding transmembrane 9 superfamily member 7-like, producing MAIKNSAENLGKVLHGDRIENSIYNFKMRRDESCKVVCRRHLSQEAAKNFKEKIDDEYRVNMILDNLPVVVPRQTREGSQTPSFEHGYRVGYKLKDDKYYINNHMSFKVLYHEDQTSPDARIVGFHVIPSSIKHEYGAWDDTNPTVQSCNANIKITPGSHTPQEGALDAYVVFSYDVTFEV from the exons ATGGCGATTAAGAACAGTGCTGAGAACTTAGGTAAAGTCCTTCATGGGGACCGCATCGAAAATTCTATCTACAAT TTCAAGATGAGGAGGGATGAGAGTTGCAAGGTTGTTTGTCGAAGGCACCTTTCTCAAGAAGCTGCGAAAAATTTCAAAGAAAAGATCGATGATGAATACCGAGTAAACAT GATCCTAGATAATCTCCCAGTTGTGGTACCTAGGCAGACACGGGAAGGAAGCCAAACACCAAGCTTTGAGCATGGTTACCGAGTTGGTTACAAG CTCAAAGATGACAAGTATTATATCAACAATCACATGAGTTTTAAAGTGTTGTACCATGAAGACCAAACTTCTCCTGATGCTCGCATTGTTGGCTTCCATGTGATTCCTAGCAG CATCAAGCATGAATATGGTGCCTGGGATGACACTAATCCCACAGTGCAATCTTGCAATGCTAACATTAAGATTACACCTGGTAGTCACACTCCTCAAGAGGGGGCCCTTGATGCATATGTTGTATTCTCTTATGACGTTACTTTTGAGGTATAG